The DNA sequence gtttcaatgaaaaacatGAACACAATTTCTTTCTGGGTCTGTGACAAACAAGTGCCCCTGCCTAGACACAGCAATGAATTCAGGAGAAGCTAACTTCGTGGCTTCACCTTCCACAGAGGCAACATGACTTCCATCGAGTTTAAAGATTTGCAGCCGGCCTTTATCCTTATCGCAAACCATGCACCAGATTATTGTAACTGTCGATGACAAACCCCAATGGACCTCAGAGCTTCCCCTCATCAAGCCCTTGCGCACCGATTTCATACAGGGAAACGCCATCATCGTTGAAAACTTGACACACACTGCTTCTCTTTGCGAGACACAAAGAATATTAGTGATGAATGGCCAAATGAAGGTTGAACACCAGGAATGCTGAGGGACGCTTTAAGGGTTCCGGTGGGCAGcccaaaataaaatgaattcgaattcaacaaaatgtaaagAGCTTATTATGAATAAAAAAGGATACACTGCCGAGGCCTACAATAGTATATCTTAGGCATACCACAGACTAATGAAGTCACCATTCTAGGCCTTACACTTCAACCGAACTCACTTTAAAGAAAAGTTATGAAAAACTAGCAAATGCTTATGTGTCATGAGATGCCTGCGAAAAGAAGACTGTAGCAAAGCAGAAGTAGACCATTTATTTTCATCTATAGTTCTACCTAACATTACTTATGCTTTATCTGTGTATGGGGCCTCTGAATCAGAGCTAACTATAGTGCAGCAGCTTTTAGATCGATGTTTTAAACGCAGACAGATATTCAAGAAATTAGAGATAGGTGAACTACTTAAAGTACAAGATCACAGAATTTCTAGGAAGGTTTCTAGTTTCCCGAACCACCCCGTCCTAGAGCGAATTTCCCCGAGACCAAGACTACAAGATACAACTTAAGGAATAAATCCCCCGCAATGTCCACTATGTACACGGACCGTCTTAAGAATATATTCTTTAATAGAATTGTCTTTAAGTACAATGTAGCTTTGTAAATAATGTACCTTTTGCATtcgatttttgcatttatttctattaatatattattttgcttGACGTTTCCATCGCGAGCTATTTTCTCAAGGCACCCAAACAGAGTAAGTGAAGGAAAGGCAAAGTCTTGGGATTCTTAAGCATTCTTAAGCAAATTCGGCATACCACAGTTTTCATGGGATCTTTTTTGAGTCCAGGTCTAAAACTAACAGCAACTTCATcaattgttaattaacaacAACACTTCACTTGTCATTCATTACCTTTGGAAGTCACGTGGGCTTTCCTCGTCTCCTGATAGACTGTGCAACCGTAGAAAACTACAACGTACTCCGAAAAAAGGCAAGGTCGAGCCGTTTTTAGTTTCAATAAACGCAAAGTTATACCGGCGCCATTATGTACGTGTTTAATTGCTCTCGTGTCAAGGATGGCCTTATCGTGGACAATGCAGACATGAAATGTTTATGCTCAACTTTACAGACAGACATGCCACTGTTCTCCAGAGCGTATAAGGCAGCctatgaaaaacaagaaaaaagactAGAAAAGTCAGGGCCCTCTAAGTCAAACTAAAAGTCTATCTGGGGTATCAAGGGTGGTAATGAAAATCCCCAGGAGAAACGtagaaaatgacaaaagaaGGGAAATGCTCTCTTGTTTTCCCAAACACGCCGACAATAGCGGCCGTGCTGACAATCTGGCAAAATTTATGAATTAATATGTCAGGTATTCATTGCGCTCGACAGGACGCATACTATTTTTAGTCCCGCGGGCATTGATCGCGGATGCTGggtcatttcaggctttggTAACCATCTTGGGCTGACTGACACACTTGTACACTTGGCCTCAATGTCATGCTGGTATCGCTCTGATGccagacaagatgaatttagactCTCAagctataataataataataataataataataataataataataataataataataataataataataataataataataacataagCTGCTTTATcatgtgaatttcaaaagtacgaggttatgaccatgtctgtagtaggtggtcaaccaaagaagaaaaacaagcaaatcccagttataaagcaacaaaacacatcaaaCGCACTTTTCTTATCTTCGATTATTACGGGGCAAAAAATGGTCCCTTCATTAAAAACACTTTCTGTTACAATTAAACGTCACATGATCAAAGCAGATGGTTCAAGACAAGCACTCAAAGGTTCCTTTTGCACCGGTTTTATCTGTGCCTGGTTTTCAATAGCGACGCAAGCATAAGCACAACCAACATACGCAAACTCAGTAGCGTCTTCATCATCAGTACCAACGCATATGTGTACtaagtaaaatccaactagtggtctatcatcaatgctgcgttctgattggttgagctactactaggctatatgttatagcccaccaGTAGCGGAAaccgcccgccatatttgtaatgttttagcGGCAAAAACTAGCTTTTACTTGAGAAAGATGTtcagtcttgatattttttcaccaactggttggattttactaaaacaattattcctctcgccctcatggcctctgagtcaatagaccattcggccttcggcctcatgggctattgattctgagcccattcgggctcgaggaataattgttaaatattgtcTGCTGATCGcccttacttgcagcccgaaggctgaattgcgaagGGTGCCGCCTTTTGTTAGGACAAAAGACACTCATTAACGAGAAGTTAACGCGCCTGCGTATGTTGCTTGTGCCCATGCTTGCGTCGCTACTGAAAACTGGTCTTTGTTTACCAAAAGTCATTCTAGTTTACCTCTCTGCACAAGTTTTCAATATCTGCTCCTGTGAACAACTCTGTAACCAGACTCAGTTCCTCTAAGTCCACGTCATCTCCTAGGGGAGTAAAACGAGTGTGCACTTTAAAGATTTGTAGCCTGGCCTCCAAGTCTGGTGGAGGTACATAAATACGGTGATCAATACGGCCCGGTCTTAAAAGCGCCTCATCAATAGCATCAGGTCGGTTGGATgcagccacaacaacaacttctTTCGCAGTTGAAGAGAAAATAAGTTTACGCCGCTCTGTTCCATCCAATATCTGTTCATATTCAGACTGCTCTGGctcggttttcttttttattaactGTTGGCTGCTGGTTTTACAATTGCTTCCCTCATCTGATTGATAAATATTTGCCAATAATCCAACACCGTCCATTTCGTTGAGTAGTGTGGACAATAGACGCCCTCCAACCCCAGTGCTACTTGCTCCTGATCTTTTCCCGACAATTGCATCAAGCTCATCAAAGAACACGATAGATGGAGCTGTTGCCCGAGCCTTGGTgaatatctgaaaaaaaaaacatttggagCTTTATCTTTTATGCGAATTAACAACTCATCAAGAACCCCGCACAGCAACTGCTTGTCACCCTTGACTCACCTCTCTTATCTTCCTTTCTGCATCTCCAATGTAAGGTGAATACAACTGTGCACAACTAAATGCCATGAATGTACACTGACAAGATGTTGCCACAGCACGCACCAGTGTGGTCTTACAGCATCCTGGGGGACCATATAAAAGGATACCCCTAGGGCATTTGAGGCCCAGGCGTGCATAGGATTCTGGGTGCTTTAATGGCCACTCGATCACCTAAAAGAGACGATAACTAATAACTTATGAAAAAGGAAGTATTTGAATGATCCACGAAAAATAGTTTACCACAATTCGATAAATATCACATCTGATTACTGGGCTCCAAGAAACCATAATTTAAGGACAGTGCGAGCAAACAAAGGTCAGTAatgtaacaataacaataacaataacaataataataagtaatatttacccaggaagctccactcacccgaaagtggtttccagggaggtcctgcatctgATCAAATTGGAATTACGACATGTTGACTTTTGTAATGTTGATATGCGTAACATGGATTCATGTGTGTGTCTTCAAAATATTCAATCACGGTTATGGGACATAAAAACTCACCCGCTTGAGAGCAAGTTTCACATGTTCTAGTCCACCAATGTCATCCCAATCCACTGGGGGGAACTCAACAATTCCGTCCAAACCTCTGTACATGGAGGGGACAACATGGCACAGAGCTAGCTGAAAATCAGCCAAAGTGATGGCAGATGACTTCcctgataataaaaaaatgcgaGATTCTAAAGCTTTGGTAAAAGATAATAtgcaacaaaatgaaattaagaaaGCCTAATTTTGATGTGACAACAACTTAGCGACAAAAGCTATTAAAGAATTCCCACATTATTTGAACTAATTTTGGACATTTCTTGATATGAGCAAGATTGCCTTCATTGATTACGTACTTTCAATTTCTCCTCAGAAACTGCTtaagttgtaaacaaaactaTGGCCATCGTTTCTTTTTGATATGGTTACCAATCGAAAGTTTCAATATCTTAAATTCTTTTTTACTTGGTAAATTGCAGTACCACTGCAAACCACAGCTTAGCTCATTCTATAATGTAATTTGAAAGtctgggaataaaattgtatCAATTGCCATacctttcaattttttctgccAGTTTGAGCTGCACAAACTGGGCCCACTGTTACTTTCATTACTGAgagttcttttcaaagcaatgAATGCTGCTTCCCTGCACAAGGAGGCCAAATCAGCACCTACATAACCTAATGTATTTTCAGCAAGCCGTGCAAGATCAACATCTTCTGACAATTTCATGGATCTTGTACGTGCATTTAAAATAGATAATCTCTGGACAGCATTTGGTACTCCAATCACCACCTAAAAGGCAAACAAATATCCACAAACTGGCCCTAAACCTCTGACTCAGAACATCACTGCTTTTCATGTATGCCTTCTTTTGAGCCAAGATGTGTTTGACACCAAAATGATGGGTTGAAACTACACTTCTGAATCATGCATGTTAAGTAGCAATACACTGTATGAGGGATAGAGCTCCACCCACAAACTAACCAAAAGAACGTTTTTCAGGTCAGTTTCATTAAAACGAGTTTTGATTAATCAATTGATGGCAATTCCACACAAAATACTTCACTTGTTTTTACTGacttaataagaaaatgtcatGTACCTCTCTATCAAGCCTTCCAGGTCTTCTCAAGGCTGGGTCAATAGCATGGGGCCTGTTTGTTGCTCCAATGACAACAAGCTTCCCACAGGATTCCAAACCATCAAGAAGAGTAAGAAGTTGAGCCACAATCCTATTCTCTTGATCATTACCACTGTTTCCTCTCTTTGGACACAAGGCATCAAGTTCATCAATAAACAAGACACATGGGCCATACTTTGAAGCTTTTCTGATAAAATGATAATTTCAGTCACTGATAATATATGGTAAATGTGAGATAAAAACATTTGGAAACATTTTCATTAACAAAGGACTACATTTCAGTATCAATTTGACTTTAAACTCAATTAAACAGATAATTATATATGATAGGggacatgaaaacaaacctAAACAAAGTGAACAAATGGCCCAGTTCTTTCTGTTTGAGCCACTGGTTGACTAAATCTATATTTCCCATGATTCCTTCATCTTGCACAAAAGGCATGAACACTGCGGTCAAACGTATTGAGCATGTGCGAACGAGCCAGCCAAATCGGCGGTCCAACCTGAATTCATGACACcaaatgaaacttttttttacttttttggtaaagctcaaaacaaaatggacaaTCAACACAATACCATTAATTTAATAAACTTTGTGTCTGAAAACTCTTAAGTTTTCCATTTACCAtccttcttttccttttacagATTTCTACCAGCATTTCCATTTTGTTTCGTAAATTTTGCGTGACACCAGTTGTTTCCCATGCTTTCCTATAAACTCTTGTGCAGAAAATTGCCGTGCAGCTGCCAAAAAATGTACCCATTTACACATGCCCAGTGTTTGACTGCGGTGTTTGTGGTGAGCAACTTGGGAAccaaaaatataataattttttttaaatctagAATGTAAGATTCCATAACCCTTGGTAATGGCAGTGATATGCCAAAAGTTGACAGGATTGGGCACAGGGGGGGAAGGGGGGGAGGATGTATATTACCTCACCTGGCATTCTCAAATATCTTTCTCAAATTTTCTTCACTCTCTCCTTGATGTGGCCCAAAAATATCAGTTCCATTTAGTGTTACCAGCTGAGCATTGCACTGGGAGGAGACAGTTTTCACAAGAAGCGTCTTCCCAACCCCTGGAGCACCTTGCAGTAAAATTCCCTTGGGACATTGAAGACCCAGGCAGTCAAAGCAATCTGGGTATTGGAAAGGATAACTTAAAATCTCCCGTAACTCTCTTGAGATATCATCAAGACCCGCTAACACCTGCATATTATCATTGCTCTGAAGGATTTCTCCCCGTTTAACGGACCTAACAGAAATCTGTGTTCGCTCGTTAATTAGAACCGCTGTATCTTTTACAGAACGAGTCACTGGTTCTGTTGAGATCACCAAAACCTTGGCAATACCTCTGGATGACTTTGGGATATTCCTTAATTCCTTTGGCCTAATTTCGCATCCTTTCACGACAACGCAACCCTTAAGCAACCGTTGGAGAACTTTTTCTCTCATGCTGTCTTGTACATTTTCGCCATCAATTTTGTCCGCCAAGTTTGTTAAAGTGAGCTCTGTAACAACACATTTTGCTTCCAGCGGCTTAATAACAGTAACACTCCTTAGTGGTATGTTCTTCTTTGGAAATGCATCACCACTTTGGTTTCCTTTCTCTCTATT is a window from the Acropora palmata chromosome 1, jaAcrPala1.3, whole genome shotgun sequence genome containing:
- the LOC141893249 gene encoding ATPase family gene 2 protein homolog B-like; its protein translation is MSHERREFRFSRVPCEAKDFNTGRCRVAPKLMEEIGGILNSHVQIATESEITFCNLWPRSDGQEHVIQFDTLVTLPNREKGNQSGDAFPKKNIPLRSVTVIKPLEAKCVVTELTLTNLADKIDGENVQDSMREKVLQRLLKGCVVVKGCEIRPKELRNIPKSSRGIAKVLVISTEPVTRSVKDTAVLINERTQISVRSVKRGEILQSNDNMQVLAGLDDISRELREILSYPFQYPDCFDCLGLQCPKGILLQGAPGVGKTLLVKTVSSQCNAQLVTLNGTDIFGPHQGESEENLRKIFENARKASKYGPCVLFIDELDALCPKRGNSGNDQENRIVAQLLTLLDGLESCGKLVVIGATNRPHAIDPALRRPGRLDREVVIGVPNAVQRLSILNARTRSMKLSEDVDLARLAENTLGYVGADLASLCREAAFIALKRTLSNESNSGPSLCSSNWQKKLKGKSSAITLADFQLALCHVVPSMYRGLDGIVEFPPVDWDDIGGLEHVKLALKRVIEWPLKHPESYARLGLKCPRGILLYGPPGCCKTTLVRAVATSCQCTFMAFSCAQLYSPYIGDAERKIREIFTKARATAPSIVFFDELDAIVGKRSGASSTGVGGRLLSTLLNEMDGVGLLANIYQSDEGSNCKTSSQQLIKKKTEPEQSEYEQILDGTERRKLIFSSTAKEVVVVAASNRPDAIDEALLRPGRIDHRIYVPPPDLEARLQIFKVHTRFTPLGDDVDLEELSLVTELFTGADIENLCREAALYALENSGMSVCKVEHKHFMSALSTIRPSLTREQLNTYIMAPV